A single window of Mycolicibacterium aurum DNA harbors:
- a CDS encoding gamma-glutamylcyclotransferase: MPIYAAYGSNMHPEQMQERAPHSPMAGTGWLHGWRLTFGGADIFWEGALATIVEDPSSSVFVVLYDMTKEDEENLDRWEGSELGFHKKIRCRVHRTSSDTTTDPVLAWLYVLDAWEGGIPSARYLGVMADAAEIAGAPAEYVHDLRTRPSGNVGPGS, encoded by the coding sequence GTGCCGATCTACGCCGCCTACGGATCGAATATGCATCCCGAGCAGATGCAGGAGCGGGCCCCCCATTCCCCCATGGCGGGAACGGGCTGGCTGCACGGGTGGCGCCTGACGTTCGGCGGCGCGGACATCTTCTGGGAAGGCGCGCTGGCCACCATCGTGGAGGACCCGTCGTCGAGCGTGTTCGTGGTGCTCTACGACATGACCAAGGAGGACGAGGAGAACCTCGACCGCTGGGAGGGCTCCGAGCTCGGCTTCCACAAGAAGATCCGCTGCCGCGTGCACCGCACGTCCTCGGACACCACCACCGATCCCGTGCTGGCGTGGCTGTACGTGCTGGACGCGTGGGAGGGCGGCATTCCGTCGGCTCGGTATCTCGGCGTGATGGCCGACGCAGCCGAGATCGCGGGCGCCCCAGCAGAATACGTGCACGATCTGCGTACCCGGCCATCGGGGAACGTCGGCCCGGGCTCGTAA
- a CDS encoding NAD(P)H-quinone dehydrogenase — MATRIVIIGGGPAGYEAALVAAARGRDAVQVTIVDSDGLGGACVLYDCVPSKTLIASTGVRTELRRAGGMGFDIDIDAAKISLPQINNRAKTLAASQSADIGSALLGQGVTIIGGRGEFVDDVSGMAHHRVKVTTTDGKVGVLKADVVLVATGARPRVLPNAEPDGERILTWRQLYELTELPSHLIIVGSGVTGAEFCNAYTELGVTVTVVASRDQILPHEDSDAAAALEQVFNERGVTLVKNARAESVTRTETGVTVKIADGRVVEGSHALMTVGSVPNTAGLGLDRVGVELNPGGYIPVDRVSRTPAAGVYAAGDCTGLLPLASVAAMQGRIAMYHALGEGVSPIRLRTVASATFTRPEIAAVGIPQSAIDDGSVPARTLMLPLSTNARAKMSLLRHGFVKIFCRPATGVVIGGVVVAPIASELILPIALAVQNRISVTDLAQTLSVYPSLSGSIVEAARRLMAHDDLD; from the coding sequence GTGGCAACGCGCATCGTGATCATCGGCGGAGGGCCTGCAGGGTACGAAGCGGCATTGGTGGCGGCCGCGCGGGGGCGCGACGCCGTCCAGGTGACGATTGTCGACTCGGACGGCTTGGGCGGCGCATGCGTGCTCTATGACTGCGTGCCGTCGAAAACGCTGATCGCGTCCACCGGCGTCCGCACCGAGCTGCGCCGGGCCGGCGGCATGGGCTTCGACATCGACATCGACGCCGCGAAGATCTCGCTGCCGCAGATCAACAACCGCGCCAAGACGCTGGCTGCGTCGCAGTCGGCGGACATCGGCAGCGCACTGCTGGGCCAGGGCGTGACCATCATCGGGGGCCGCGGCGAGTTCGTCGACGACGTCTCCGGGATGGCGCACCACCGCGTGAAAGTCACCACCACGGACGGCAAGGTCGGGGTGCTGAAAGCCGACGTCGTGCTGGTCGCCACCGGGGCCCGCCCGCGGGTGCTGCCCAACGCGGAGCCCGACGGCGAGCGGATCCTGACCTGGCGCCAGCTCTACGAGCTCACCGAACTGCCCAGCCACCTGATCATCGTCGGTTCGGGTGTCACCGGAGCCGAGTTCTGCAACGCCTACACCGAGCTCGGGGTGACGGTCACGGTGGTCGCCAGCCGCGACCAGATCCTCCCGCACGAGGACTCCGATGCGGCCGCGGCGCTGGAGCAGGTGTTCAACGAACGCGGTGTGACGCTGGTCAAGAATGCCCGAGCCGAATCGGTCACCCGCACCGAGACGGGGGTGACGGTCAAGATCGCCGACGGCCGTGTCGTCGAGGGCAGCCATGCCCTGATGACGGTCGGGTCGGTGCCCAACACCGCAGGTCTGGGCCTCGACCGTGTCGGTGTGGAGCTCAACCCGGGGGGCTACATCCCCGTCGACAGGGTGTCGCGCACCCCAGCGGCCGGTGTATATGCCGCCGGGGACTGCACCGGGCTGCTGCCGCTGGCGTCCGTGGCGGCCATGCAGGGCCGTATCGCGATGTACCACGCGCTGGGTGAGGGGGTGTCGCCGATCCGGCTGCGGACCGTCGCGTCGGCCACGTTCACCCGGCCGGAGATCGCTGCGGTCGGCATCCCGCAGAGCGCGATCGACGACGGAAGCGTGCCCGCCCGGACGCTGATGCTGCCCCTGAGTACCAACGCCAGGGCGAAGATGTCCCTGCTCAGGCATGGTTTCGTGAAGATCTTCTGTCGGCCGGCCACGGGCGTGGTGATCGGCGGCGTGGTGGTCGCACCCATCGCGTCGGAGTTGATCCTGCCGATCGCGCTGGCGGTGCAGAACCGGATCTCGGTGACCGACCTGGCGCAGACACTGTCGGTGTATCCCTCGCTGTCGGGGTCGATCGTGGAGGCGGCCCGCCGACTGATGGCACACGACGACCTCGACTGA
- a CDS encoding glycerol-3-phosphate dehydrogenase/oxidase — protein MSDPIPAPGNGQTFLGPEQRARAWERLGSEQFDVVVVGGGVVGAGAALDAATRGLKVALVEARDFASGTSSRSSKMFHGGLRYLEQLEFGLVREALHERELSLTTLAPHLVKPLPFLFPLTNRWWERPYVAAGIFLYDQLGGSKSVPAQKHLTRSGALRLSPGLKRSSLIGGIRYYDTVVDDARHTMTVARTAAHYGAVVRSSTQVVALLREGDRVTGVQVRDSENGAVTDVRGHVVVNATGVWTDEIQALSKERGRFRVRASKGVHIVVPRDRVVSEVAIILRTEKSVLFVIPWGTHWIIGTTDTDWNLDLAHPAATKADIDYILGQVNKVLATPLTHDDIDGVYAGLRPLLAGESEETSKLSREHAVAVPAPGLVAIAGGKYTTYRVMGEDAIDAAAEFVPTRVAKSITEKVPLMGADGYFAMVNQTQSVGAYYGLHPYRVRHLLDRYGSLIGEVLAMAEGRPDLLTPITDAPVYLKVEAAYAVAAEGALHLEDILARRMRISIEYPHRGVDCAREVAEVVAPILGWGPDDVDREVATYLARVEAEVLSQSQADDESADALRAAAPEARAEILEPVPLT, from the coding sequence GTGAGTGACCCGATCCCCGCTCCGGGCAACGGACAGACGTTCCTGGGCCCCGAGCAACGCGCCCGCGCCTGGGAGCGCCTCGGCAGCGAGCAGTTCGACGTCGTCGTGGTCGGCGGAGGCGTGGTGGGCGCCGGCGCCGCGCTGGACGCCGCCACCCGCGGCTTGAAGGTCGCGCTCGTGGAGGCCCGCGATTTCGCGTCCGGGACGTCCAGCCGCAGCAGCAAGATGTTCCACGGCGGCCTGCGCTACCTCGAACAGCTGGAGTTCGGACTCGTGCGTGAGGCCCTGCACGAGCGCGAGCTGTCGCTGACCACCCTGGCGCCGCATCTGGTCAAGCCGTTGCCTTTTCTGTTCCCGCTCACCAACCGGTGGTGGGAGCGGCCCTACGTGGCCGCGGGCATCTTCCTCTACGACCAGCTGGGCGGTTCGAAATCCGTTCCGGCGCAAAAGCATTTGACCCGATCCGGGGCGTTGCGGCTCTCGCCCGGCCTGAAGCGGAGCTCGCTGATCGGCGGGATCCGCTACTACGACACCGTCGTCGACGACGCTCGCCACACGATGACCGTCGCACGCACCGCCGCCCACTACGGCGCGGTCGTCCGAAGCTCGACGCAGGTGGTGGCGCTGCTGCGGGAGGGCGACCGGGTCACCGGGGTCCAGGTGCGCGACTCGGAGAACGGCGCGGTGACCGACGTGCGCGGCCACGTGGTCGTCAACGCCACCGGCGTGTGGACCGACGAGATCCAGGCACTGTCCAAGGAGCGCGGCCGTTTTCGGGTGCGCGCGTCCAAGGGTGTGCACATCGTGGTGCCCCGCGACCGTGTGGTCAGCGAGGTCGCCATCATCCTGCGCACCGAGAAGTCGGTGCTGTTCGTCATCCCGTGGGGCACCCATTGGATCATCGGCACCACCGACACCGACTGGAATCTCGACCTTGCGCACCCGGCGGCCACCAAGGCCGACATCGACTACATCCTCGGCCAGGTCAACAAGGTGCTGGCCACGCCGCTGACCCACGACGACATCGACGGGGTGTACGCCGGGCTGCGGCCGCTGCTGGCGGGGGAGAGCGAGGAGACCTCGAAGCTGTCGCGGGAACACGCGGTTGCGGTGCCCGCGCCGGGCCTGGTCGCGATCGCGGGCGGCAAGTACACCACCTATCGGGTGATGGGTGAGGACGCCATCGACGCGGCGGCCGAGTTCGTGCCGACCCGAGTGGCGAAGTCGATCACCGAGAAGGTGCCGCTGATGGGAGCCGACGGCTACTTCGCGATGGTCAACCAAACGCAAAGCGTGGGTGCCTATTACGGACTGCACCCGTACCGGGTGCGGCACCTGCTGGACCGGTACGGGTCACTGATCGGCGAGGTGCTGGCGATGGCCGAGGGCCGGCCCGACCTGTTGACGCCGATCACCGACGCGCCGGTGTACCTCAAGGTCGAGGCGGCGTACGCGGTGGCGGCCGAGGGGGCTCTGCACCTCGAAGACATCCTTGCGCGGCGCATGCGGATCTCCATCGAGTACCCGCACCGCGGTGTCGACTGTGCCCGCGAGGTTGCCGAAGTCGTTGCCCCCATTCTGGGTTGGGGTCCTGACGACGTCGACCGCGAGGTCGCGACCTACCTGGCCCGGGTCGAGGCCGAGGTGCTGTCGCAGTCGCAGGCCGACGACGAATCTGCCGATGCGCTGCGCGCCGCAGCGCCGGAGGCACGCGCGGAGATACTTGAGCCGGTGCCTCTCACATGA
- a CDS encoding pseudouridine synthase, which produces MRPRVPLPVRDGLGPARVRLRGGSVLVELADRFGDEAAAKVLNGEVVAADGSVVTAATVLQPHSLVYLYRDLPDEVTVPFDIPVLHRDDDIVVVDKPHFLATMPRGSHVAQTALVRLRRDLELPELSPAHRLDRLTAGVLMFTTRREVRGAYQTMFARGAVSKLYLAQSSCDSDHEFPVTVRSRIIKRRGSLQATEEPGAPNAETLIEVGPGCYRLTPRTGRTHQLRVHMASLGVPITGDPLYPRIVDVEAGDFSTPLRLLAHTLEFVDPLSGVRRRFTSNRTLS; this is translated from the coding sequence ATGAGGCCGCGCGTGCCGCTTCCGGTACGGGACGGGCTGGGGCCGGCACGGGTGCGATTGCGGGGCGGTTCGGTGCTCGTCGAGTTGGCGGACCGTTTCGGCGACGAGGCCGCGGCGAAGGTGCTCAACGGCGAGGTGGTGGCCGCCGATGGCAGCGTGGTCACCGCAGCCACTGTGCTGCAACCACATTCGCTGGTCTACCTCTACCGAGACCTGCCCGACGAGGTGACGGTACCGTTCGACATCCCGGTACTTCACCGCGACGACGACATCGTCGTCGTCGACAAGCCGCACTTCCTGGCGACGATGCCGCGCGGTAGCCACGTCGCCCAGACCGCACTGGTGCGGTTGCGTCGCGACCTGGAGTTGCCGGAGCTGAGCCCGGCGCACCGCCTGGACCGACTGACCGCCGGCGTCCTGATGTTCACCACTCGCCGGGAGGTTCGAGGTGCCTACCAGACGATGTTCGCCCGCGGCGCGGTGTCCAAGCTGTACCTGGCGCAGTCGTCGTGCGACAGCGACCATGAGTTCCCGGTGACCGTGCGTAGTCGAATCATCAAGCGGCGGGGGAGCTTACAAGCGACCGAGGAGCCCGGAGCACCGAACGCCGAGACGCTGATCGAGGTGGGCCCCGGGTGTTATCGGCTGACACCTCGCACCGGGCGCACGCACCAGCTGAGGGTTCACATGGCGTCGCTGGGTGTTCCGATCACCGGGGACCCGTTGTACCCCAGGATTGTCGACGTCGAGGCAGGCGATTTCTCCACACCGCTGCGGCTGCTTGCGCACACACTTGAGTTCGTCGACCCGCTGTCGGGAGTTCGCCGGCGGTTCACCAGCAACCGAACGCTGTCCTGA
- a CDS encoding MOSC domain-containing protein produces the protein MTETRVGRLWRYPVKSMQGEEVEEIVLGPAGVIADRAYGFFDTETGRLVSAKHPKRFGELLGCTARFLTDPAPGEAIPPIEVTFPDGSVVRDDDTELARRVSALLGRDVRLITTVDEGLAFDELDPGIDGVMPDEFAAALSSNADEHLLQIPVGMAAPGTMLDLAALHILASSTLNRLAGEYPGGDWDPRRMRPNMIIDAGPETPDEEDEWFGCDLHLGDEAVIHVVGPTPRCVMTTVAQPGLPRDAGVLKAIAGIGSRRIGTLGQFACAGSYAEVVTPGVVRRGAAVTIERVEPRDGALAATISMMSAAMAAED, from the coding sequence ATGACCGAGACACGGGTCGGAAGACTCTGGCGTTACCCCGTCAAGTCCATGCAGGGCGAGGAAGTCGAGGAGATCGTCCTGGGGCCGGCGGGCGTGATCGCCGATCGCGCCTACGGGTTCTTCGACACCGAGACGGGCCGGCTGGTCAGTGCCAAACACCCGAAACGCTTCGGGGAACTGCTCGGGTGTACCGCCCGATTCCTCACCGACCCGGCGCCGGGAGAAGCCATACCGCCGATCGAGGTGACGTTTCCCGACGGCTCCGTGGTCCGCGACGACGATACGGAGCTCGCTCGCCGCGTCAGTGCTCTCCTGGGCCGTGACGTCCGGCTCATCACCACGGTGGACGAGGGGCTGGCGTTCGACGAGCTCGACCCGGGCATCGACGGGGTGATGCCCGACGAGTTCGCGGCAGCGCTGTCCTCGAACGCCGACGAGCACCTGCTGCAGATTCCGGTCGGCATGGCGGCCCCCGGCACGATGCTCGACCTCGCGGCGCTGCACATCCTCGCGTCCAGCACGCTCAACCGCCTCGCGGGCGAATATCCCGGCGGTGACTGGGATCCGCGCCGTATGCGGCCCAACATGATCATCGACGCGGGACCCGAGACGCCCGACGAGGAGGACGAGTGGTTCGGATGCGACCTGCACTTGGGTGATGAGGCCGTCATCCACGTCGTGGGCCCCACCCCGCGCTGTGTGATGACCACGGTCGCGCAACCGGGATTGCCTCGCGACGCCGGCGTGCTCAAGGCCATCGCGGGGATCGGCAGCCGCCGGATCGGCACCCTGGGCCAGTTCGCCTGCGCCGGCTCGTACGCCGAGGTCGTGACCCCCGGCGTCGTGCGGCGTGGCGCCGCCGTGACGATTGAGCGGGTTGAACCGCGTGACGGCGCGTTGGCTGCCACAATCAGCATGATGTCGGCGGCAATGGCCGCTGAGGACTGA
- a CDS encoding RNA-binding protein, with protein sequence MRRSWLVAAVFVGAAVGPAALPAPVGHAVVCGSVGGVHVDVTGCSDPMSELNDVLEYPPPPPPPPPPPPPPGAPPPPPPPPPPPPVYVPAPNVAVCADVGRRISVSGCI encoded by the coding sequence TTGCGTAGAAGCTGGCTCGTCGCGGCGGTGTTCGTGGGTGCGGCAGTCGGCCCCGCCGCGCTCCCTGCGCCCGTCGGCCACGCTGTGGTGTGCGGGTCCGTGGGAGGCGTGCACGTCGACGTCACCGGGTGTTCGGATCCGATGTCTGAACTCAATGACGTGCTGGAGTACCCGCCACCGCCGCCCCCGCCCCCGCCACCGCCGCCGCCACCGGGTGCGCCTCCGCCGCCCCCGCCCCCGCCGCCCCCGCCGCCGGTGTACGTCCCGGCGCCCAACGTGGCGGTCTGCGCCGACGTGGGTCGGCGGATCAGCGTCAGCGGTTGCATCTAG
- a CDS encoding SDR family NAD(P)-dependent oxidoreductase, which yields MDRSAFDRLFDMTDRTVIVTGGTRGIGLALAEGYVLAGARVVVASRKPDACEETAQHLRDLGGQAIGVPTHLGEVEDLGALVERTVAEFGGLDVLVNNAANPLAQPFGHMTVDALTKSFEVNLRGPVLLAQEALPHLKASPHAAVLNMVSVGAFIFAPMLSIYASMKAAMMSFTRSMAAEFVRDGIRVNALAPGPVDTDMMRKNPQEAIDGMVSGTLMGRLATADEMVGAALLLTSDAGSYITGQVIIADGGGTPR from the coding sequence ATGGATCGCTCGGCCTTCGACCGGCTGTTCGACATGACGGACCGGACCGTCATTGTCACGGGCGGAACCCGCGGGATCGGTCTTGCGCTGGCCGAAGGCTACGTGCTGGCCGGGGCGCGGGTCGTGGTCGCCAGCCGCAAGCCCGATGCCTGCGAGGAGACGGCGCAGCACCTACGCGACTTGGGTGGACAGGCCATCGGAGTGCCCACCCACCTCGGTGAGGTCGAGGACCTCGGTGCGCTCGTCGAGCGCACCGTCGCCGAATTCGGCGGCCTCGACGTGCTGGTCAACAACGCCGCCAACCCGTTGGCTCAGCCGTTCGGGCACATGACGGTCGACGCGTTGACGAAGTCGTTCGAGGTCAACCTGCGTGGACCGGTGTTGCTGGCGCAGGAGGCGCTGCCGCACCTGAAGGCCAGTCCGCACGCGGCGGTGCTGAACATGGTGTCGGTGGGCGCGTTCATCTTCGCGCCGATGCTGTCGATCTATGCATCGATGAAGGCCGCGATGATGTCGTTCACCCGTTCCATGGCGGCCGAATTCGTGCGCGATGGCATCCGCGTCAACGCGTTGGCCCCCGGACCGGTGGACACCGACATGATGCGCAAGAACCCACAGGAGGCCATCGACGGGATGGTCAGCGGCACGCTGATGGGGAGATTGGCGACGGCCGACGAAATGGTCGGCGCCGCACTGCTGTTGACCTCGGACGCCGGAAGTTACATCACCGGTCAGGTGATCATCGCCGACGGTGGCGGCACCCCGCGCTGA
- a CDS encoding aromatic ring-hydroxylating oxygenase subunit alpha: protein MATDPVTTARTPLGRTLTERGLALVNDNTTDMAESVLRVPLHYYRDPKIAEIEESAILRRTPMAVVPSSQIPHSHDYVVRSVLGDSLLVTRDADGHAHVFLNYCRHRGAMPACGSGNSRRFVCPYHAWNYDTAGKLVRIPGKAGFVGMDPDAYGLVELPNEERFGFVWAVLTAGENIDLDTHLGDFADELDQWNYSAYGYHDHREFESATSWKGALEAFAEGYHFPFVHGQSVIGQNTVANTHVYDEWGRHHRIGFPFNNIADLNGSPSEDWDPILRMGVIYWVYPNLILANSPVGVEIIDILPAGGPTRCSVRHSWMARYPAADDAQRAFYDDIYRQVHSAVRDEDFVMLPQCGEGVRHGQHDHMLIGRNEIGVQHMIRVFADELGVALG from the coding sequence ATGGCGACCGATCCTGTCACCACTGCGCGGACTCCGCTCGGTCGGACGTTGACCGAACGCGGTCTGGCCCTGGTGAACGACAACACCACCGACATGGCGGAATCGGTGCTGCGGGTGCCGCTGCACTACTACCGCGACCCGAAGATCGCCGAGATCGAGGAGTCCGCGATCCTGCGACGCACCCCGATGGCGGTCGTGCCGAGCAGCCAGATCCCGCACAGCCACGACTATGTGGTGCGGTCAGTGCTCGGTGATTCGCTGTTGGTCACCCGTGACGCCGACGGCCACGCTCACGTCTTCCTCAACTACTGCCGCCACCGCGGTGCCATGCCTGCCTGCGGGAGCGGAAACTCGCGCCGCTTCGTATGTCCCTACCACGCATGGAATTACGACACCGCGGGCAAGTTGGTGCGCATACCGGGCAAGGCAGGCTTCGTCGGCATGGACCCCGACGCGTACGGGCTGGTGGAACTACCGAACGAGGAACGCTTCGGGTTCGTCTGGGCGGTACTGACGGCCGGCGAAAACATCGATCTCGACACTCATCTCGGTGACTTCGCGGACGAGCTCGACCAGTGGAACTACAGCGCCTACGGCTATCACGACCATCGCGAGTTCGAGTCCGCTACCAGTTGGAAGGGTGCGCTGGAGGCGTTCGCCGAGGGGTATCACTTTCCGTTCGTCCACGGTCAGAGCGTGATCGGTCAGAACACCGTCGCCAACACCCACGTCTACGACGAGTGGGGTCGTCACCACAGGATCGGGTTTCCGTTCAACAACATCGCTGATCTCAACGGCAGCCCGTCCGAGGACTGGGATCCCATCCTCCGGATGGGTGTCATCTACTGGGTCTATCCGAATCTGATCTTGGCCAACAGTCCGGTGGGCGTGGAGATCATCGACATCCTGCCTGCCGGGGGTCCGACCCGTTGCTCGGTGAGGCACAGCTGGATGGCGCGCTACCCCGCGGCCGACGACGCGCAGCGCGCGTTCTACGACGACATCTATCGGCAAGTGCATTCGGCCGTCCGTGACGAGGACTTCGTCATGTTGCCGCAGTGTGGGGAGGGGGTGCGCCACGGCCAGCACGACCATATGCTGATCGGCCGCAACGAGATAGGCGTCCAGCACATGATCCGGGTGTTTGCAGACGAGCTCGGTGTCGCACTGGGCTAG
- a CDS encoding enoyl-CoA hydratase/isomerase family protein — protein sequence MPSVLEVTQPRPELAVLTLNRPETLNALSYELVEALHAALDDLAADNTVRAVVLTGAGRGFCSGLDLSAPSPTEAGGGTEFPRSGMRWQERIADLTAKIHRLRQPVIAAVNGVAYGGGLGIAAACDIRVASPSARFCTQFIKLGLGGCDIGVSYTLPRIVGAGAAFDLILTARAVDADEALRLGLVSRVADPVVDVALAIAETLCGYGKFGVESTKQVLWANLDASSLDAALHLENRSQILASTSGEMREAASKVLRKN from the coding sequence ATGCCGTCCGTCCTCGAAGTGACTCAGCCCCGACCCGAGCTCGCCGTCCTCACCCTCAACCGGCCGGAGACGCTCAACGCGTTGTCCTACGAACTGGTCGAGGCGCTGCACGCCGCACTCGATGACCTCGCGGCGGACAACACCGTGCGCGCGGTGGTGCTGACGGGTGCGGGCCGCGGCTTCTGCTCCGGGCTCGACCTGAGCGCTCCCAGCCCCACCGAGGCGGGCGGCGGCACCGAGTTTCCGCGCTCGGGGATGCGGTGGCAGGAGCGAATTGCCGATCTCACCGCGAAGATCCACCGATTGCGCCAGCCGGTGATCGCCGCCGTCAACGGCGTCGCGTACGGCGGTGGACTCGGGATCGCCGCCGCCTGCGACATCAGGGTCGCGTCACCGTCGGCGCGGTTCTGCACGCAATTCATCAAGCTCGGGCTCGGCGGCTGCGACATCGGCGTCAGCTACACACTGCCCCGAATCGTCGGCGCGGGAGCAGCGTTCGACCTGATCTTGACAGCGCGCGCGGTGGACGCCGACGAGGCACTGCGGCTCGGACTGGTGTCGAGGGTCGCCGATCCGGTTGTCGACGTGGCCCTCGCGATCGCGGAAACCCTCTGCGGGTACGGCAAATTCGGTGTCGAGTCGACCAAGCAGGTGCTGTGGGCCAACCTGGACGCATCCAGCCTGGATGCCGCGCTGCACCTGGAGAACCGCAGTCAGATCCTGGCATCGACCAGTGGCGAGATGCGCGAAGCGGCGTCGAAGGTGCTGCGCAAGAACTAG
- a CDS encoding TetR family transcriptional regulator: MNSRTPGSRSGHVSRSRSKEHSKGPRETQSREERKEATRRAIVAAALHLLAERSFSGLSLREVTREAGIVPAAFYRHFDSMEALGLVLIDESFRALRDMLRGARAGKLDPNRVIESSVDILVDGVQERREHWRFIGRERSSGVSVLRYAIRTEIRLITSELAIDLARFPGLNTWSSEDLNILASVFVNSMIVIAESLEDTTDPAAIAEIKRVAIKQLRMITIGVAGWRSS; encoded by the coding sequence GTGAACAGTCGTACGCCTGGCTCACGGTCGGGGCATGTCAGCCGCTCCCGATCGAAGGAACACAGCAAGGGCCCGCGCGAGACCCAGTCACGCGAGGAGCGCAAGGAAGCCACCCGCCGCGCGATCGTCGCCGCCGCCCTGCACCTTCTCGCCGAGCGAAGCTTCAGTGGACTGAGCCTTCGCGAAGTGACCCGCGAAGCCGGCATCGTTCCCGCCGCGTTCTACCGGCACTTCGACTCGATGGAGGCACTCGGCCTCGTTCTGATCGACGAATCGTTTCGCGCCCTTCGCGACATGCTGCGCGGTGCGCGCGCGGGCAAACTGGACCCCAATCGCGTCATCGAGTCCTCGGTGGACATCCTCGTCGACGGCGTCCAAGAGCGACGCGAACACTGGCGGTTCATCGGACGCGAACGCTCCAGCGGTGTCAGCGTGCTGCGGTACGCGATCCGCACGGAGATCCGCCTGATCACCTCGGAACTGGCCATCGACCTGGCCCGCTTCCCGGGATTGAACACCTGGAGCAGCGAGGACCTCAACATCCTGGCGAGCGTGTTCGTCAACTCCATGATCGTGATCGCCGAATCACTGGAAGACACCACCGATCCGGCGGCGATCGCCGAGATCAAGCGCGTCGCGATCAAGCAGCTGCGGATGATCACCATCGGCGTGGCGGGGTGGCGCAGCAGTTAA
- a CDS encoding ferredoxin reductase: protein MFTETLTKRGRRSALLDLLTGPHGVDRYTELVDPTWTRRQARARVIGVRRTTPRSVTLTLAPNRAFAGFKAGQHINVSVEIDGRRRTRPYSPANAQGDPYIELTVGRHDGGLVSNYLYEHARTGMIVGLDSVGGDFTLPAAGAGRILFVSGGSGITPVMSMLRTLRARRHTGEVAFVHYARSQDEACYRDELAEIARAMPNVAVIRGFTRTPAGSDVDGRFGTGHLPATMANPDAVYVCGPPALVDAVREIFPNAASESFVPPVFDLTAESSGGKVTFTDSAVEITDDGRPLLVQAEDAGLTPESGCRMGICFSCTRRKTSGVVRNVVTGAVSSTEEEDVQICVTAPVGDVDIAL from the coding sequence ATGTTCACTGAAACTTTGACCAAGCGGGGGCGGCGGTCGGCCTTACTGGACCTGCTGACCGGTCCGCATGGCGTGGACCGCTACACCGAGCTGGTCGACCCCACCTGGACGCGGCGTCAGGCCCGGGCCCGGGTGATCGGGGTTCGGCGCACCACGCCGCGCAGTGTCACGCTGACCTTGGCGCCCAACCGGGCATTCGCCGGCTTCAAGGCCGGCCAACACATCAACGTGTCCGTCGAGATCGACGGGCGCCGCCGCACGAGGCCGTACTCGCCGGCCAACGCGCAAGGCGACCCCTACATCGAGCTGACGGTCGGCCGGCACGACGGCGGGCTCGTCTCGAACTATCTGTACGAGCACGCGCGCACCGGCATGATCGTCGGCCTGGACTCGGTGGGCGGAGACTTCACGCTGCCTGCCGCGGGGGCCGGACGGATCCTGTTCGTCTCCGGCGGCAGCGGCATCACGCCCGTCATGTCGATGCTGCGCACCCTGCGTGCACGGCGGCACACCGGGGAGGTGGCGTTCGTCCACTACGCACGTTCGCAGGACGAAGCGTGCTACCGCGACGAGCTCGCCGAGATCGCCCGCGCGATGCCGAACGTCGCGGTGATTCGCGGGTTCACGCGCACGCCCGCAGGCTCGGACGTCGACGGCCGTTTCGGGACGGGGCATCTGCCCGCCACGATGGCCAACCCGGACGCGGTGTACGTCTGCGGTCCGCCCGCGCTCGTCGACGCGGTCCGGGAGATTTTCCCGAATGCCGCGTCCGAGAGCTTCGTTCCGCCGGTCTTCGATCTGACCGCTGAATCCTCGGGCGGGAAAGTCACTTTCACCGACAGTGCGGTCGAGATCACCGATGACGGTCGACCCCTGCTCGTTCAGGCCGAGGACGCCGGCCTGACTCCCGAGAGTGGTTGCCGAATGGGCATCTGCTTCTCCTGCACCCGCCGCAAGACCAGCGGCGTCGTGCGCAACGTCGTCACCGGGGCGGTGTCGTCCACCGAAGAAGAAGACGTACAGATCTGCGTCACTGCCCCCGTCGGCGACGTCGACATTGCCCTCTAG